A portion of the Sabethes cyaneus chromosome 3, idSabCyanKW18_F2, whole genome shotgun sequence genome contains these proteins:
- the LOC128742766 gene encoding uncharacterized protein LOC128742766 has translation MLAVDCLVGGLLLSSIGVNILALGAFWVTPSLRTTANRFVINLLIVNLVCCIILGPSLLLNAFTSKSAPVSPSTVVVLAATTVSSSVTTATASTSRNGTIAVAGIPSALLVNTTASEDDSVHNRTGRIVKCRNTTTIECDTILISDNVNIEEGQTAANSNHGKVIDSKLTLTKIRCWGLDLVVALGAFSVLLVVGDTWCAVTDPLRYHSRISELKAWAFIAATWLLGIAFGIASGFRGDQKNITLFNSRLTSSGAIGANFEASHLNKSVTGAYQRDVSSLNPLNISEDLYNTIFSYTYFMIVILLPFALVCGMYWRIFSEARESGQRMRQNGSSPLIQSALNLAAISAQKQAEKQAELQRQQLDRDGCDMLTMKIDKQIHYEDETITVNSIQHSSSTKLKDSCLKPLLQQSPTPTPTHKPLQQPPSEDKQTIVQMTNSSTAASLSAPVNNRLKTSLKSDRNHNIMLAASEIDSLAFNKDVTGKIRRNHSAGRLVSFSDDYHDVRVGLRQVHSTPNFQKLVSSEFDHIGNHHILSLPAVHVPPKALSYMTSIRHRLSNASSLFKYREESRAARISILVIIMFLVSYLPYGILVLMQGHVDLFLVSDQALLAILTVVIANLSSPFIFAYRNKRVRRGVRRLLGIDKKTNERLLKLTTSNTHFNNNNNYNANISFHNAINGGSGSASNGHIVTSHQKSHKVRIAGLSRSNSSCKYLTPNHAAAVAVANGFIVEFERYPSDELNSLCIQKKSILKRVCDSSRKWGCNFATNSCTSSDEQTEV, from the coding sequence ATGTTAGCAGTAGATTGTCTGGTCGGTGGATTACTACTCAGTTCGATAGGTGTGAATATCCTAGCACTCGGTGCTTTCTGGGTCACTCCAAGCCTTCGGACAACGGCCAATCGGTTCGTGATTAACTTGCTGATTGTGAACTTGGTATGTTGTATAATTCTTGGGCCATCGCTACTGCTGAATGCATTTACATCGAAATCAGCGCCGGTTTCACCGTCGACGGTGGTGGTACTGGCCGCGACCACCGTGTCGTCCTCCGTTACAACTGCAACGGCGTCGACCTCCAGAAATGGTACGATTGCAGTAGCTGGAATTCCATCAGCGTTGTTGGTGAACACAACGGCTAGTGAAGACGATAGTGTACATAACAGAACCGGTAGAATAGTTAAATGCCGGAACACCACCACTATTGAATGTGATACTATATTGATAAGCGATAATGTAAATATAGAAGAAGGACAGACGGCAGCAAATTCGAATCATGGAAAAGTGATTGATTCCAAATTGACACTGACGAAGATAAGATGCTGGGGGCTCGATTTGGTAGTTGCCCTCGGTGCTTTTTCGGTGCTACTGGTGGTGGGCGATACTTGGTGTGCTGTTACCGATCCCCTGCGGTACCATTCTCGAATCTCTGAGCTGAAAGCTTGGGCATTTATTGCAGCAACGTGGCTGCTCGGAATCGCCTTTGGAATCGCTTCCGGTTTTCGAGGTGACCAGAAAAACATCACCTTGTTCAACAGTCGACTGACGAGTAGTGGAGCGATTGGGGCCAATTTTGAAGCTAGTCATTTGAATAAAAGTGTAACGGGTGCGTACCAGCGTGATGTTAGCTCACTGAATCCTCTCAACATTTCCGAGGATTTGTATAATACTATTTTTTCCTACACGTATTTTATGATTGTGATTCTACTGCCGTTCGCTCTCGTGTGCGGTATGTATTGGAGGATATTTTCGGAAGCTCGAGAAAGCGGTCAGCGAATGCGGCAAAATGGTTCGTCGCCGCTAATCCAGAGTGCACTGAATCTAGCAGCCATTTCGGCACAAAAACAAGCGGAAAAACAAGCCGAGCTACAACGCCAGCAGCTCGACCGTGATGGGTGTGACATGTTGACGATGAAAATCGATAAACAGATACACTACGAAGATGAAACTATAACTGTAAATAGTATTCAGCATAGCAGTAGCACCAAATTGAAAGATTCTTGTCTGAAGCCCTTATTACAGCAGTCACCAACGCCGACGCCAACTCACAAACCCTTACAACAGCCCCCCTCGGAAGACAAACAGACAATAGTACAAATGACAAATAGTTCCACCGCTGCGTCTCTTTCCGCACCTGTTAATAATAGACTTAAAACATCTTTAAAATCGGACAGAAATCATAACATCATGCTGGCAGCGTCAGAGATTGACAGTTTGGCGTTCAATAAGGATGTAACTGGAAAAATTCGTCGAAATCATAGTGCAGGGCGATTGGTAAGCTTCAGTGATGACTACCACGACGTTCGCGTCGGATTGCGGCAAGTGCACTCGACACCTAACTTCCAAAAGTTAGTATCGTCTGAGTTCGATCACATCGGGAATCATCACATACTGTCCCTACCCGCAGTGCATGTACCTCCGAAGGCACTGAGCTACATGACATCCATCAGACATAGGCTATCGAATGCATCTTCGCTCTTTAAATACCGCGAGGAATCACGTGCAGCTAGAATCAGCATTCTGGTGATAATTATGTTTCTCGTTTCTTACTTGCCCTACGGGATTCTGGTGCTAATGCAGGGTCACGTGGATCTATTCCTGGTATCCGATCAAGCCCTGCTGGCAATACTGACTGTGGTTATTGCTAATTTGAGCTCTCCGTTCATTTTTGCTTACCGAAACAAACGAGTGCGCCGAGGAGTGAGACGTCTGCTCGGTATCGATAAGAAAACCAACGAGCGACTGCTGAAGCTCACCACCAGCAACACCCacttcaacaacaacaacaactacaacgCCAACATCAGCTTTCACAACGCAATCAACGGGGGCAGCGGAAGTGCTTCCAACGGTCACATTGTGACCTCCCACCAGAAGTCCCACAAGGTGCGCATCGCTGGACTCTCGCGAAGCAATAGTTCGTGTAAGTATCTTACGCCCAACCATGCGGCTGCGGTGGCCGTTGCCAACGGGTTCATTGTGGAGTTCGAGCGGTACCCCTCGGATGAGCTCAACAGTCTGTGCATCCAGAAGAAATCGATCCTGAAACGAGTCTGTGATAGTTCGCGAAAATGGGGCTGCAACTTTGCCACCAATTCCTGCACCAGCAGCGACGAACAAACGGAAGTGTAG